The Vallitalea longa nucleotide sequence ATATTACAAATATATTAAAAAATGTGTTATAATACTTTTGACTATAATAGAAAATAAACCAATTATTTACAATATCTTACAAATGTTTTAAGTAAAGGTGGCGAGTGATTAATGAATTGGAGGACTAGGCATAGTACTGGAGAACATAAAATTAAAAGTCGTAAATATATAACTTTTGTCATAATTCCTGATCCTACCAAAAGTCCTAAGACCATTAAGATACCTAAATGGATTAGGTTTCCTCTACTTACTTGTGTTATTGCTGTAATAATCTGGGTACTGTCTACTATGACTAATGTAGCTGATGTTCAAAGCAAAATGGCAACCGCTAGTCTTAATCTGCAAACTAATACATATGAAAATAGCCATAAAGATGAAAAAATTCAAGAATATGAAGTAGAAGATGCCAAAAAGTTTTCTCAATTACATGATTTACAAGAACTTTTTACTCAGATTCAGGATAAGTTACAAGAATTGGAAGATCAAAAACTTGATATTGATTCTAAACTTAATAATACTGAAAAAACAACTGATAGCCAACCCATAAGTAGTATTCAACCAAAAGTTGAAATTGAACCTGTTGTAGTAAATTATTCTACAAGCACTTATAAAGATGATTCCCTAATGGCTATGGTGAATCAATCAAGTGAATCAGAGGAATCAATAGTAGAGGGAGATTTTTTAGGACAAGCTGACGATCTATTAGGTAAATTACAAGAAACCATTAAACTGATTGACAGTGAGACTGATACATATAATGAACTTAATGATAAAGTTGATGAAATGATTCCTTATTGGGAAGCATATCCTTCAACACTACCTGTGAAATATACTCATGTAACAAGTCCATATGGTTGGAGGAAAAATCCATTCGGAGGAAGTTCATTTGAATTTCACACAGGTGTGGATTTGAAAGCCAGTTATGGGACAAGTGTATATGCGACTGGTAAAGGTACGGTAATATTTGCTGGATATGATTATGCTTATGGTAGATTGTTAATTATTGACCATGGATATGGGATGACAACAAAATATGCTCATAACTCTAGATTATTAGTTTCTAAGGGTGATAAAGTCGAGCGTGGAGATAAAATTGCAAAAGCAGGAAGTACTGGTAGAAGTACTGGATCACATGTTCATTATGAAGTATTAGTTAATGGAAAGACGCAAAACCCATTAGACTATGTATATAAGAGTAAATAAAATATATTTTATAATTATATTCTATATTAATTATTTAAATTTGTTCAAATTATGTACAAAGGAGAATTAGAAATGATTAAGCAAAAGAAAAAAGCAACTTATGATAAACCATCTACCATAATAGGAAAAGATACTACATTAGAAACATCTATTATGAAATCAAAGAATACTGTTCAGATAAATGGTAAATTTTATGGAGATATGGAAATTGAATCTAGTGTAGCTATAGGTGAAACTGGTTATATTAAAGGAAATGTTGCTGCTGATTTCTTACTAGTGGCAGGAAAGATTGATGGAAATGTAAATATTGCAGGTCAATTACATCTGACTAAGTCAGCAATGATAACAGGTGATATAAAAACTGCTAGTATCATTATTGATGAGGGAGCTCATATTCAAGGTAACTGTAATATGTCGGCACCAAAAAATATTAACCAGATTGAAGGAAATAAAGTTAAACAAATAGATAATAAAAATAATAAATAACATTATTAACATATACAGATTATATTTTATCTAGATTATCTGAGTTATAAGAGCTTAGGTGGTCTTTTTTATTAAATAAAAAAGTTCTACTTTCTATTTTTCTTGAAATCTTATATGAGACGTAGTCTCATTGTTCTTACTAAGATAAAAATGCTAAATTATTCAAAATTATTAACAAAGAGTTCATATTTTATTCAAAGAAAATGAGTATAATCATAGTATAGAAAATATGATTAACCAATTATATTTTTATTTGACTAGATTATGCCAAATGAACAAAATTTGGTTAATGACCGTAATATTTGGTTAATACATTTTAGATAGGAGGAAACGTACATGGACGAATTTAAAAGATTTAATGATGACAAGGATGAAAATGAAGATACTAGAAATAATAACAGCAGCGAAAACTCAGGGAAAAATTATTTTGATGATGTTATAGAAACGACAATTATCAAAAGCGAATTAAAGGATGATTTACACAAAGAGATTCCTATAAATGTTGATGATGCTTATTCCAACGATCAACATTGTTTTGAAGAAAAGATAAAAAACGATAAGAAGAATAAAAAAAGGAATTTTACATGGAAAAAAATGGTAGCATGTGTTTTGGTAGCAATCCTTATTGGTGGGGGATTCCAATTTGGTATGCAAGTAACGAAGCCTTTTATTGATAAACACATAAGCCCAATGTTAACAAGTAATACAAGGAATTCAGAAGAGTTTTCTTTTGATGATAATGACCCCAAAATTACTGATAGCTTAAAAGAAGTAAGTAATTATACAAAATCAATAAATAATAATTACGTTTCACCTGTAGTAGCAATTGCAGATAACATGAAACCTTCCATAGTAACTATTACTAGTACTATTACTACCATTGATTGGTTTAACAATGAACGTCTACAAGAGGGAACAGGTTCAGG carries:
- a CDS encoding bactofilin family protein, translating into MIKQKKKATYDKPSTIIGKDTTLETSIMKSKNTVQINGKFYGDMEIESSVAIGETGYIKGNVAADFLLVAGKIDGNVNIAGQLHLTKSAMITGDIKTASIIIDEGAHIQGNCNMSAPKNINQIEGNKVKQIDNKNNK
- a CDS encoding M23 family metallopeptidase, with the protein product MNWRTRHSTGEHKIKSRKYITFVIIPDPTKSPKTIKIPKWIRFPLLTCVIAVIIWVLSTMTNVADVQSKMATASLNLQTNTYENSHKDEKIQEYEVEDAKKFSQLHDLQELFTQIQDKLQELEDQKLDIDSKLNNTEKTTDSQPISSIQPKVEIEPVVVNYSTSTYKDDSLMAMVNQSSESEESIVEGDFLGQADDLLGKLQETIKLIDSETDTYNELNDKVDEMIPYWEAYPSTLPVKYTHVTSPYGWRKNPFGGSSFEFHTGVDLKASYGTSVYATGKGTVIFAGYDYAYGRLLIIDHGYGMTTKYAHNSRLLVSKGDKVERGDKIAKAGSTGRSTGSHVHYEVLVNGKTQNPLDYVYKSK